The Streptomyces avermitilis MA-4680 = NBRC 14893 genome contains a region encoding:
- a CDS encoding aldehyde dehydrogenase family protein, with protein sequence MPDLFIDGEWRAALDGRTREIRCPADGSLVGVVDEAGGKDTAEAIAAARRAFDEGPWPWLPAADRGDLLLRVADLLVRDRAKLARAESLDTGKRFVESEYDIDDIVNCFRYFGRLAAAESGRVIDTGSASTDSRVVYEPVGVCALITPWNYPLLQTAWKVAPALAAGNTFVLKPSELTPHTAIHLMRLLQEAELPPGVANLVLGAGPEAGAPLADHPDVDLVSFTGGLHTGRRLMAAAAGTVKKVALELGGKNPNIVFADADFDTAVDMALTAVFLHSGQVCSAGARLLVEDSLHDRFVDEVVRRAAEIRLGGPFDERAQTGALISAAHRAKVEAYVAKGLDEGAVLRCGGRRPEGLDEGFFYLPTVLDECTSGMSVIQDESFGPVLTVERFTGEAEAVRLANDTVYGLAGAVWTTDEAKAQRVVSRLRIGTVWINDYHPYVPQAEWGGYKQSGFGRELGPSGLAEYREAKHIWRNTDPSPQGWFA encoded by the coding sequence GTGCCCGACCTGTTCATTGACGGCGAGTGGAGAGCCGCGCTCGACGGGCGCACGCGGGAGATCCGCTGCCCCGCCGACGGCTCCCTCGTCGGAGTCGTCGACGAGGCGGGCGGCAAGGACACCGCCGAGGCGATCGCCGCGGCGCGCCGCGCCTTCGACGAGGGCCCGTGGCCCTGGCTGCCCGCCGCCGACCGCGGTGACCTGCTGCTGCGCGTCGCCGATCTCCTCGTACGCGACAGGGCGAAGCTGGCCCGCGCCGAGTCGCTCGACACCGGCAAGCGGTTCGTCGAGAGCGAGTACGACATCGACGACATCGTGAACTGTTTCCGCTACTTCGGCCGCCTGGCCGCGGCCGAGTCCGGCCGGGTGATCGACACCGGATCGGCGAGTACGGACAGCCGGGTCGTGTACGAGCCGGTCGGGGTCTGCGCGCTGATCACGCCCTGGAACTATCCGCTCCTCCAGACGGCTTGGAAGGTCGCCCCGGCGCTCGCGGCGGGCAACACCTTCGTCCTCAAGCCGAGCGAGCTGACCCCGCACACCGCGATCCATCTGATGCGGCTCCTCCAAGAGGCCGAACTCCCGCCGGGCGTCGCCAACCTGGTCCTGGGCGCCGGCCCGGAGGCGGGCGCGCCGCTCGCCGACCATCCGGACGTCGACCTCGTCTCCTTCACCGGCGGTCTGCACACAGGCAGGCGGCTGATGGCCGCCGCGGCCGGCACGGTGAAGAAGGTGGCACTCGAACTCGGCGGCAAGAATCCCAATATCGTCTTCGCCGACGCCGACTTCGACACGGCGGTCGACATGGCGCTGACCGCCGTGTTCCTGCACTCCGGGCAGGTCTGCTCGGCGGGGGCGCGGCTGCTGGTCGAGGACTCGCTGCACGACCGGTTCGTCGACGAGGTGGTGCGGCGGGCCGCGGAGATCCGGCTCGGGGGGCCGTTCGACGAGCGGGCGCAGACCGGGGCGCTGATCTCGGCCGCGCACCGGGCGAAGGTCGAGGCCTACGTCGCGAAGGGGCTGGACGAGGGCGCGGTGCTGCGCTGCGGCGGCAGGCGTCCTGAGGGGCTGGACGAGGGCTTCTTCTACCTGCCCACCGTCCTCGACGAGTGCACCAGCGGGATGTCCGTGATCCAGGACGAGTCCTTCGGACCGGTGCTGACCGTCGAGCGCTTCACCGGCGAGGCCGAGGCCGTGCGCCTGGCCAACGACACCGTCTACGGGCTCGCCGGCGCCGTCTGGACCACCGACGAGGCCAAGGCCCAGCGGGTGGTGTCCCGGCTGCGGATCGGCACGGTGTGGATCAACGACTACCACCCGTACGTACCGCAGGCCGAGTGGGGCGGCTACAAGCAGTCCGGCTTCGGGCGCGAGCTGGGGCCCTCGGGGCTCGCCGAGTACCGGGAGGCGAAGCACATCTGGCGTAACACGGATCCGTCACCACAGGGCTGGTTCGCGTAA
- a CDS encoding aromatic ring-hydroxylating oxygenase subunit alpha, whose protein sequence is MTTTPVSPLSALPPSLLATLPGHYYTDPEIFRQEQADLFESMWFCAVRGADLGRPGAFRTVQVGRENVLITRSRTGELRAFLNICRHRGARLCTEESGEVRRNLQCPYHAWTYDLDGKLVAAPNLVRMPDVDRVEYGLVKVALREWLGYAWVCLADEPPSFEETVMGAAVERLGDAAAIEHYGTENLALGKRITYDVRANWKLIVENFMECYHCATIHPELTDVLPEFAEGYAAQYYVGHGAEFGQDVKGFTVDGSEGFAKLPAVDDDQDRRYYAITVKPTVFINLVPDHVILHRMFPLAEDRTIVECDWLYAPEVVESGADVSKSVELFHRVNVQDFDACERTQPAMASRAYRKGGVLVPTEHHIGIFHEWLLGQLGGDHA, encoded by the coding sequence GTGACGACGACCCCCGTCTCCCCCCTCTCCGCCCTCCCGCCGAGCCTCCTGGCGACGCTGCCGGGGCACTACTACACCGACCCGGAGATCTTCCGGCAGGAGCAGGCCGACCTGTTCGAGTCGATGTGGTTCTGCGCGGTCCGCGGCGCCGACCTGGGCAGGCCCGGCGCCTTCCGCACCGTCCAGGTCGGCCGGGAGAACGTCCTGATCACCCGCTCGCGCACCGGTGAGCTGCGCGCCTTCCTCAACATCTGCCGCCACCGCGGCGCCCGGCTGTGCACGGAGGAGTCCGGCGAGGTCCGCCGCAACCTCCAGTGCCCGTATCACGCCTGGACCTACGACCTGGACGGCAAGCTGGTCGCCGCGCCCAACCTGGTCCGGATGCCGGACGTGGACCGGGTCGAGTACGGCCTGGTCAAGGTCGCGCTGCGCGAGTGGCTCGGCTACGCCTGGGTGTGCCTGGCCGACGAGCCGCCCTCCTTCGAGGAGACGGTGATGGGCGCGGCCGTGGAACGGCTCGGCGACGCGGCGGCCATCGAGCACTACGGCACCGAGAACCTCGCCCTCGGCAAGCGCATCACCTACGACGTGCGAGCGAACTGGAAGCTGATCGTCGAGAACTTCATGGAGTGCTATCACTGCGCGACGATCCACCCCGAACTCACCGACGTCCTCCCGGAGTTCGCCGAGGGCTACGCCGCGCAGTACTACGTCGGGCACGGTGCCGAGTTCGGCCAGGACGTCAAGGGGTTCACGGTCGACGGCAGCGAGGGCTTCGCGAAGCTGCCCGCCGTCGACGACGACCAGGACCGCCGCTACTACGCGATCACCGTGAAGCCGACGGTGTTCATCAATCTCGTCCCGGACCATGTGATCCTGCACCGCATGTTCCCGCTCGCCGAGGACCGCACGATCGTCGAGTGCGACTGGCTGTACGCTCCGGAGGTCGTCGAGTCCGGCGCCGACGTGTCCAAGTCGGTCGAGCTGTTCCACCGGGTGAACGTGCAGGACTTCGACGCCTGTGAACGGACGCAGCCGGCCATGGCGTCGCGGGCGTACCGGAAGGGTGGTGTGCTGGTGCCCACCGAGCACCACATCGGGATCTTCCACGAGTGGCTGCTCGGGCAGCTGGGAGGCGACCATGCCTGA
- the solA gene encoding N-methyl-L-tryptophan oxidase → MSPTYDVIVIGLGGMGSAAAHHLSARGARVLGLEKFGPVHNRGSSHGGSRITRQSYFEDPAYVPLLLRSYELYEEVERSTGREVATLSGGVMVGRPDSLTVAGSLRSATQWDLPHEMLDAKEIRRRFPTLNPSNDEVALYEKKAGLVRPENMVAAHLQLATRQGAELHFEEPMTRWEPYRDGVRVHTAENTYTAGQLVICPGAWAPQLLTDLGVPFTIERQVMYWFQPRHGVGPFRPENHPIYIWEDAEGVQVYGFPSIDGPDLGAKVAFFRKGVVCTPETIDRTVHDHEVQAMADHMSRCIPDLPGTFLKAATCMYSNTPDEHFVIARHPAHPDSVTVACGFSGHGFKFVPVVGEIVADLALTGTTAHPIGLFDPRRLAAAPA, encoded by the coding sequence GTGTCCCCCACGTATGACGTGATCGTGATCGGTCTCGGCGGCATGGGCAGCGCCGCCGCCCATCATCTGTCCGCGCGCGGCGCCCGCGTGCTCGGCCTGGAGAAGTTCGGCCCGGTCCACAACCGCGGCTCCAGCCACGGCGGTTCGCGCATCACCCGGCAGTCGTACTTCGAGGACCCGGCGTACGTACCGCTGCTGCTGCGCTCGTACGAGTTGTACGAGGAGGTGGAGCGGTCGACCGGGCGCGAGGTCGCCACCCTCAGCGGCGGCGTGATGGTCGGCCGCCCCGACTCGCTGACCGTCGCCGGTTCACTGCGCTCGGCCACCCAGTGGGACCTGCCCCACGAGATGCTCGACGCGAAGGAGATCCGCCGCCGCTTCCCGACGCTGAACCCGAGCAACGACGAGGTGGCGCTCTACGAGAAGAAGGCCGGCCTGGTCCGCCCCGAGAACATGGTCGCCGCGCACCTCCAGCTGGCCACCCGGCAGGGTGCGGAGCTGCACTTCGAGGAGCCGATGACGCGCTGGGAGCCGTACCGGGACGGCGTACGCGTCCACACGGCCGAGAACACCTACACGGCGGGCCAGTTGGTGATCTGCCCGGGTGCGTGGGCGCCGCAGCTGCTCACGGATCTCGGAGTGCCGTTCACCATCGAGCGGCAGGTCATGTACTGGTTCCAGCCGAGGCACGGCGTGGGGCCCTTCCGCCCCGAGAACCACCCGATCTACATCTGGGAGGACGCCGAAGGAGTCCAGGTCTACGGCTTCCCGTCGATCGACGGGCCGGACCTCGGCGCCAAGGTCGCCTTCTTCCGCAAGGGCGTGGTCTGCACTCCGGAGACGATCGACCGGACCGTGCACGACCACGAGGTCCAGGCCATGGCGGACCATATGTCCCGCTGCATCCCGGATCTGCCCGGCACCTTCCTCAAGGCCGCCACCTGCATGTACTCCAACACCCCCGACGAGCACTTCGTCATCGCCCGCCACCCCGCGCACCCGGACTCCGTGACCGTGGCCTGCGGGTTCTCCGGGCACGGCTTCAAATTCGTGCCGGTGGTCGGAGAGATCGTCGCCGACCTCGCCCTGACCGGCACCACCGCCCATCCGATCGGGCTGTTCGACCCCCGCCGCCTCGCCGCCGCGCCCGCCTGA
- a CDS encoding GcvT family protein — MSSTPETRPRGPQVVIIGAGIVGCSLADELTARGWTDVTVLEQGPLPAPGGSTSHAPGLVFQTGPSRMLTSFAQYTVEKFNSLEADGVPCFDPVGGLELATTPERLADLHRKAGYAASWGVRGEIVSTARCKELWPLIDESVVLGGFHTPDDGLARALLAARAQMERATSRGAVFLDRHTVTGIERQDGRVTAVVTDRGTFAAHHVVSAAGFWGPVIGRMAGIDVPLQPLAHQYAKTPKLPELAGATAEASKPILRFQDRDLYFREHTDRIGIGSYAHRPLTVDAFAIPAYDEARANDMEMPSSYPFTAEDWAPSWEDCRRLFPALRDTEIEEGFNGVFSFTPDGMPVLGESRALRGFWLAEAVWVTHSAGVAKAVAEWMVDGRPSIDVHEADLTRFEDAQRSPSYVRERGAQQFVEVYDILHPLQPMERPRPLRVSPFHARQQALGACFLEGGGWERPHWYEANAPLVDALGPLPERDAWSARYWSPIAAAEARATREKVALYDMTPLRRLEVSGPGALDFLHRMTTNNLRKKPGAVTYTLLLDHTGGIRSDLTVARLGPDRFQVGANSPADLDWLTRHAPDGVHIRDITSGTCCIGVWGPLARDLVQPLTRDDFSHEGFGYFRAKETYLGHVPVTAMRLSYVGELGWELYTTADLGLRLWDTLWEAGRKHGVIAAGRSAFNSLRLEKGYRAWGTDMTDEHDPFEAGVGFAVRMDKEFVGREALDAAAPPTRRLTPLLLDDPAANVLGKEPVYVDGVPSGYVTSASYGYTLGRCVAYAWLPPLATGTGVHIEYFGEKVPATVAEEPLFDPKMTRIRR, encoded by the coding sequence ATGTCCAGCACGCCCGAAACCCGCCCGCGCGGTCCTCAGGTCGTCATCATCGGCGCCGGCATCGTCGGCTGCTCCCTGGCCGACGAGCTGACCGCCCGCGGCTGGACCGACGTCACCGTCCTCGAGCAGGGACCCCTGCCCGCTCCGGGCGGCTCCACCTCGCACGCGCCGGGCCTGGTGTTCCAGACCGGCCCCTCCAGGATGCTCACGTCGTTCGCCCAGTACACGGTGGAGAAGTTCAACTCCCTCGAGGCGGACGGAGTGCCCTGCTTCGACCCGGTCGGCGGTCTGGAGCTCGCGACCACCCCCGAGCGCCTCGCCGACCTGCACCGCAAGGCCGGCTACGCCGCCTCCTGGGGCGTACGCGGCGAGATCGTGAGCACCGCCCGCTGCAAGGAACTCTGGCCCCTCATCGACGAGTCGGTCGTCCTCGGCGGCTTCCACACCCCCGACGACGGTCTGGCCCGCGCCCTGCTCGCCGCCCGCGCCCAGATGGAGCGGGCCACCAGCCGCGGCGCCGTCTTCCTGGACCGCCACACCGTCACGGGCATCGAGCGGCAGGACGGCAGGGTCACCGCGGTCGTCACCGACCGGGGCACCTTCGCCGCCCACCACGTCGTGTCCGCCGCCGGCTTCTGGGGCCCCGTCATCGGCCGCATGGCCGGAATCGACGTCCCCCTCCAGCCGCTCGCACACCAGTACGCGAAGACTCCGAAGCTCCCCGAACTGGCCGGCGCCACGGCCGAAGCCTCGAAGCCCATCCTCCGCTTCCAGGACCGCGACCTCTACTTCCGCGAGCACACCGACCGTATCGGCATCGGCAGCTACGCCCACCGGCCGCTCACCGTCGACGCGTTCGCGATCCCCGCCTACGACGAGGCGCGCGCGAACGACATGGAGATGCCGTCCTCGTACCCCTTCACCGCGGAGGACTGGGCGCCGAGCTGGGAGGACTGCCGCCGCCTGTTCCCGGCCCTGCGTGACACGGAGATCGAGGAGGGTTTCAACGGCGTCTTCTCCTTCACCCCGGACGGCATGCCGGTACTCGGCGAGTCGCGGGCCCTCAGGGGCTTCTGGCTGGCCGAGGCGGTCTGGGTGACGCACTCCGCCGGTGTCGCCAAGGCGGTCGCCGAGTGGATGGTCGACGGGCGGCCGTCCATCGACGTCCACGAGGCCGACCTCACCCGCTTCGAGGACGCACAGCGCTCGCCGTCGTACGTCAGGGAGCGCGGTGCGCAACAGTTCGTCGAGGTGTACGACATCCTGCACCCCCTCCAGCCGATGGAGCGGCCGCGCCCGCTGCGCGTCAGCCCCTTCCACGCCCGCCAGCAGGCCCTCGGCGCCTGCTTCCTGGAGGGCGGCGGCTGGGAGCGCCCGCACTGGTACGAGGCGAACGCCCCGCTCGTCGACGCCCTCGGCCCGCTCCCCGAGCGCGACGCCTGGTCGGCCCGCTACTGGTCGCCGATCGCGGCGGCCGAGGCGCGGGCGACCCGCGAGAAGGTCGCCCTGTACGACATGACCCCGCTGCGCAGGCTCGAGGTCAGCGGCCCCGGCGCCCTCGACTTCCTGCACCGCATGACCACCAACAACCTCCGCAAGAAGCCCGGCGCGGTCACCTACACCCTGCTCCTGGACCACACGGGCGGCATACGCTCCGACCTCACCGTCGCGCGCCTCGGCCCCGACCGCTTCCAGGTCGGCGCCAACTCCCCCGCCGACCTGGACTGGCTGACCCGGCATGCCCCCGACGGCGTGCACATCCGGGACATCACGTCCGGCACCTGCTGCATCGGCGTCTGGGGCCCGCTCGCCCGCGACCTGGTCCAGCCGCTGACCCGCGACGACTTCTCGCACGAGGGCTTCGGCTACTTCCGCGCGAAGGAGACGTACCTCGGGCACGTCCCGGTGACCGCGATGCGGCTGAGTTACGTCGGTGAGCTGGGCTGGGAGCTGTACACCACGGCCGACCTGGGCCTGCGGCTCTGGGACACGCTGTGGGAGGCGGGCCGGAAGCACGGCGTGATCGCGGCCGGGCGCTCGGCCTTCAACTCCCTCCGTCTGGAGAAGGGGTACCGCGCCTGGGGCACCGACATGACCGACGAGCACGACCCTTTCGAGGCGGGCGTCGGCTTCGCGGTGCGCATGGACAAGGAGTTCGTGGGCCGGGAGGCGCTCGACGCGGCCGCGCCCCCGACGCGCAGGCTGACCCCGCTCCTCCTCGACGACCCCGCCGCCAACGTCCTCGGCAAGGAGCCGGTGTACGTCGACGGCGTCCCGTCCGGCTATGTCACCAGCGCCTCGTACGGCTACACGCTGGGCCGCTGCGTCGCGTACGCCTGGCTGCCGCCGCTCGCGACCGGCACGGGCGTGCACATCGAGTACTTCGGCGAGAAGGTCCCCGCGACCGTCGCCGAAGAGCCGCTCTTCGACCCCAAGATGACCCGCATCCGCCGATAG
- a CDS encoding MBL fold metallo-hydrolase, protein MTARGTVRVERVVTSGTFSLDGDTFDVDNNVWLIGDDEEVLIVDAAHDARTIHEAVAGRHVTAIVCTHAHDDHIDAAAELSVLTGAPVLLHPGDNELWSLTHPGRKPDGELSDGRVLTVAGIELQVIHSPGHTWGSCSLHAPFLNAVFTGDTLFHGGPGATGRSYSDRPTIEASLRNRILTLPGGTVVHTGHGEDTTIAAERLNVPAV, encoded by the coding sequence GTGACCGCGCGGGGCACCGTACGGGTCGAACGCGTCGTCACCTCCGGCACCTTCAGCCTCGACGGCGACACCTTCGACGTCGACAACAACGTCTGGCTGATCGGCGACGACGAGGAGGTTCTGATCGTCGACGCCGCCCACGACGCCCGTACGATCCACGAGGCCGTCGCCGGCCGTCATGTCACGGCGATCGTCTGCACCCACGCACACGACGACCACATCGACGCGGCGGCCGAGCTCTCCGTCCTGACCGGCGCCCCCGTACTCCTGCACCCCGGCGACAACGAGCTGTGGTCGCTCACCCACCCCGGTCGCAAGCCGGACGGCGAGCTGAGCGACGGCCGAGTCCTGACGGTCGCCGGCATCGAGCTCCAGGTGATCCACAGCCCCGGTCACACCTGGGGCAGTTGCTCGCTCCACGCCCCGTTCCTGAACGCCGTCTTCACCGGCGACACCCTCTTCCACGGCGGCCCCGGCGCCACCGGCCGCTCGTACTCGGACCGGCCCACCATCGAGGCCTCCCTGCGCAACCGGATCCTCACGCTGCCCGGCGGCACCGTCGTACACACCGGGCACGGCGAGGACACGACGATCGCCGCCGAACGGCTCAACGTCCCTGCCGTGTAG
- a CDS encoding S-(hydroxymethyl)mycothiol dehydrogenase encodes MPHEVRAVVAVKKGAPVEVQTIVVPDPGPGEVLVAVQACGVCHTDLHYREGAITDDFPFLLGHEAAGTVEAVGAGVTDLAPGDYVVLAWRAPCGSCRSCRRGRPWYCFDSRNATQPMTLLDGTPLSNALGIGAFAEKTLVAAGQAVKIDPAARPEAAGLIGCGVMAGYGAAVNTGKVGRGDTVAVIGCGGVGNAAIAGACLNGAMKVIAVDIDDKKLDQAEKFGATHTVNSRGTDPVEAVRALTDGFGVDIAIDAVGRPETYKQAFYMRDHAGTLVQVGVPDPEMKIDLPLIDLFSRGGALKSSWYGDCLPSRDFPFLIDQYLYGLLDLNAFVSETISLEQVEEAFAKMHRGEVLRSVVVL; translated from the coding sequence GTGCCACACGAGGTCCGTGCCGTAGTCGCTGTCAAAAAGGGCGCACCCGTCGAGGTGCAGACGATCGTCGTCCCCGATCCCGGCCCGGGCGAGGTGCTCGTCGCCGTCCAGGCCTGCGGGGTCTGCCACACGGATCTGCACTACCGGGAGGGCGCGATCACCGACGACTTCCCGTTCCTTCTGGGGCATGAGGCGGCCGGCACGGTCGAGGCGGTCGGCGCGGGCGTCACCGACCTGGCCCCCGGCGACTACGTGGTCCTCGCCTGGCGCGCGCCCTGCGGCTCCTGTCGTTCCTGTCGCCGCGGCCGCCCCTGGTACTGCTTCGACTCCCGCAACGCCACCCAGCCGATGACGCTGCTCGACGGCACCCCGCTCAGCAACGCCCTCGGCATCGGGGCCTTCGCCGAGAAGACCCTGGTCGCCGCGGGACAGGCGGTGAAGATCGACCCGGCCGCCCGCCCGGAGGCCGCGGGCCTGATCGGCTGCGGGGTCATGGCCGGATACGGCGCCGCCGTCAACACCGGCAAGGTCGGCCGCGGCGACACGGTCGCCGTGATCGGCTGCGGCGGCGTCGGCAACGCGGCGATCGCGGGCGCGTGCCTCAACGGCGCCATGAAGGTGATCGCCGTCGACATCGACGACAAGAAGCTCGATCAGGCGGAGAAGTTCGGCGCGACCCACACCGTCAACTCCCGTGGTACGGACCCGGTCGAGGCGGTCCGCGCGCTCACCGACGGGTTCGGGGTCGACATCGCCATCGACGCGGTGGGCCGCCCGGAGACGTACAAGCAGGCCTTCTACATGCGCGACCACGCCGGCACGCTGGTCCAGGTCGGGGTCCCCGACCCCGAGATGAAGATCGACCTTCCCCTCATCGACCTGTTCTCGCGCGGCGGCGCCCTCAAGTCGTCCTGGTACGGGGACTGCCTGCCGAGCCGCGACTTCCCGTTCCTCATCGACCAGTACCTGTACGGTCTGCTGGACCTCAACGCCTTCGTCAGTGAGACCATCTCCCTCGAACAGGTCGAGGAGGCGTTCGCGAAGATGCACCGCGGGGAGGTACTTCGGTCGGTGGTGGTCCTGTGA